From the Desulfuromonadales bacterium genome, the window AGGCGAGAAAGTTCGCAACGCTGACCGGCGCCTTGGCCGCGTCGAGTTCGATGAGGATTTCGCCCTTGGAGGTTTCCAGCAGGACGCTGGGGTTCTGTGTGCTCATGGGTAGCTCCTTTGCAATTCGCTATGGTTGAGAATAGCCTGAAGGCTGTTGAGAATGCGCAACTCTAGCAAAAGAGCGGCGGTCCCGCAAGGTTATTGCCGTTCAGGATCAGGGCATACACCAGGTCAAAACCTGCACGCGGATAACATCTGATCCAATCTGATAAATTCGGATTAAACATTAAGCAAAAGGTTAAGCCAAAGCTATTAAATCCGCCTTTATCAGAAGTTATCAGATTTGATCCGCGTGCAAGGGGTTATGCCTCAGCTCCCCGGCGCCCGGTCCTCCCAGCCGCCGCCGAGGGCCTTGATGAGCGACACGCTTGCCTGCAGCCGCTGCCCGAGGATCTGGGTAGCCAGCCGTTCGGAAGCGAGGGCGGTCCGCTCGGTATCGACCACTTCGAGATAGCTCACCAGCCCGGCCCGGTAGCGCTTGCCGGAAAGCTCCGCCGACTGGCGGGCGGAAGCGACGGCCTGCTGCAGCGCCGCCGACTGTTCGGCCAGATGCCGCAGGTCGGAGAGGGCATCCTCCACCTCGCCGAAGGCCACCAGCACCTGCTGCCGGTAACTGGCCACGGACTCCTCCCAGACGGCGCGGGCACCCTCCAGACCGGCGCGGTTGCGGCCGGCGTCGAAGATCGGCAGGGAGATGAACGGCCCCAGCGCCCAGGCGCGGTTGCCCCAGTTGAAGAGGGTGGAGAGCTCGTTGCTGGCCCAGCCGGCGCTGCCGGTCAGGCTGACGACGGGAAAGAAGGCGGCCCTGGCGATGCCGACGCGGGCGTTGGCGGCCATCATCTGGCGCTCGGCCGCGGCGATGTCGGGACGCCGCTCCAGCAGGTAGGAGGGGAGGCCGGCTGCAACGGCCGGCGGCTCCAGGTCGAGGGGGGCGGGCGGCAGGGAAAAGTTCGCCACCGCCTCGCCGACCAGCACCGCAATGGCGTGCTCGAAGCGGGCGCGCTGCCGGTGCAGACCCGCCGTTTCGGCTTCGGCCGTGGCCAGTTCGGTCTCGGCGCGGGCCAGATCGAGGCGGCTGACCTGGCCGTTTCTGAACAGGCTGTCGACCAGCCGCAGGTTCTGCCGGCGCAGTTCGACGGTGCTCTGCAGCAGGGCGATCTCGGCATCGAGGGCACGCAGGGCGAAATAGTTGCGGGCGACGTCGGCGTGCAGGGTGAGCCGGATGTTTTCGAGGTCGGCGGCCGTCGCCTGATACTCGGCGGTGGCGGCCTCGACGGAGCGCCGCACCCGGCCCCAGAGGTCGACCTCGTAGCTCAGGTCGAAGGGAACGCTGAGGACGGTGGAGGTGAAGCCGCGTTCGAGCGGCGCCAGGGCATCGGGGGTGCGGCCGCGCGACAGGGCCGGATCGAGATCGACCCGGGGGAGGCGGTCGGCTTCGCTGATGCGGGCGGCGGCGCGCGCCTGGTCGACCCGGGCTATGGCCGCCTTGAGGTCCTGGTTGGCGCTGCGGGCGCGCTCCTGCAGATCGTTCAGGAGCGGATCACCGTAGATCTGCCACCACGCCTCCCTGGGCAGGGCGTCGGCGGGAGCAGCCTGCTTCCAGGGGGCGTCCTCGCGGAAGGCCGGGGTGACGGTCACCTCCGGACGGCGGTAGTCCGGGCCCAGGGTGCAGGCGGTTGCCAA encodes:
- a CDS encoding efflux transporter outer membrane subunit, whose protein sequence is MSFIRLSLAGAVLLLATACTLGPDYRRPEVTVTPAFREDAPWKQAAPADALPREAWWQIYGDPLLNDLQERARSANQDLKAAIARVDQARAAARISEADRLPRVDLDPALSRGRTPDALAPLERGFTSTVLSVPFDLSYEVDLWGRVRRSVEAATAEYQATAADLENIRLTLHADVARNYFALRALDAEIALLQSTVELRRQNLRLVDSLFRNGQVSRLDLARAETELATAEAETAGLHRQRARFEHAIAVLVGEAVANFSLPPAPLDLEPPAVAAGLPSYLLERRPDIAAAERQMMAANARVGIARAAFFPVVSLTGSAGWASNELSTLFNWGNRAWALGPFISLPIFDAGRNRAGLEGARAVWEESVASYRQQVLVAFGEVEDALSDLRHLAEQSAALQQAVASARQSAELSGKRYRAGLVSYLEVVDTERTALASERLATQILGQRLQASVSLIKALGGGWEDRAPGS